The Chrysiogenia bacterium genome contains the following window.
GGGCATCATCTCCGGCCTGAGGCAGGCCACCGGCGGGGTGGTCGGCTACCTCGACGGCGACCTGCAGGTCCCGCCCGAGGACGTGCCCGGCATGCTGGGCAAGGTGCTGGAGACGGGCGCGCCGCTGGTTGTCGCGCGGCGCATGAACCGCGGCGACGGGGTGCTGCGCAAGATCCAGAGCATCGTCTTCAACCTGCTCTTCCGCCTGCTCTTCGGGGTCCGGGTCTCCGACGTCAACGGCAAGCCCAAGTTCATGAGCCGCGAGCTCTACGAGCAAATGGGGCTGGAGTCCCGGGACTGGTTCATCGACGCCGAGATCCTGATCAAGGCCGCCCGGCTGGGCGTCCAGGCCAGCGAATACGACGTTCACTTCCTCAAGCGCGAGCACGGGGCCAGCCACGTCAATGCCGGGACCGTGTTTGAATTTCTGGGCAACATGCTCAACTATCGGCTGGGCCGGGCCGGCCAGTTGCCGGCCGCGCAGACCAAGCAAAGAGCAGAACAGTCGTGAGTGACAAAGTACAAGTAGCCATCCTGGCCGGCGGGCTGGGAATGCGCCTTCGCGAGCAGACGGAGTTCCGTCCCAAGCCCATGGTCGAGGTGGCGGGAAAGCCCATCCTCTGGCACATCATGAAGAGCTACAGCCACTACGGCTTCAACGACTTCACCGTGTGCCTGGGTTACATGGGCGAGGTTATCAAGGACTATTTCTATCACTACGCCATCCGTAGCGCCGACATCCGCGTCCACCTGGGCCAGGAAGACCACCGGGTAGAGATGCTGCGCAAGGCCGATGCCGAGCCCTGGACCGTCTCGCTTGTCGATACCGGCATGCGCACCATGACGGGCGGGCGCCTCAAGCGCATCGAGCCCTACATCGATGCCGACTATCTGATGGTCACCTACGGCGACGGCGTGGCGAACGTGAACCTCCAGAAGCTCCTGGAGTTCCACAAGTCCCACGGCAAGGTGGCCACCGTCACGGGCGTGAGCCCCCCGAGCCGCTTCGGCCAGCTCACCACGGACGAAAACCACATCGTCACCGATTTCAGCGAAAAGCCCGTCATGGGCGACTCGCTCATCAACGGCGGGTTCTTCTGTTTTTCCCTGCCGAAGTTCTTCGACTACGTGAGCGCCGACGAGGGCTGCGTCTTCGAGCGCGAGCCGCTCGAGAATCTGGCGCGCGACCGCGAGCTGGCGGTCTATGAACACCGCGACTTCTGGCAGTGCATGGACACCCTGCGGGACGTGCAACTGCTCAACGAGATCTGGAACTCAGGCAACCCGCCCTGGAAGGTTTGGGATTGAGCGCACCGAAGAAAGAATTCTGGGCCGGCCGCCGCGTGTTCATCACCGGCGCGACGGGACTGTTGGGATCGTGGATGACCGAGCGCCTGGTGGAGCTGGGCGCGGACGTGGTTGCGCTGGTGCGCGATCAGGTCGGGCGCTCACACCTGCTCAGTAGCCCCACGGCCAAAGAGATCACCATCGTCAGCGGCGCGCTGGAGGACTACTTCACCATCGAGCGCGCCCTCAATGAGTATGAGATCGAGACCGTGCTGCATCTTGGCGCCCAGACCATCGTGGGCACCGCCAACCGCAGCCCGCTGGGAACCTTCACGAGCAATATCGAGGGAACCTGGAACGTGCTCGAAGCGGCGCGCCGCTCCCCGCTGGTAAAGCGCATCGTCGTCGCTTCTTCGGACAAGGCCTACGGCGACCAGCCCGAGCTGCCCTACCTCGAAAACGCGCGCCTGGAAGGCCGTCACCCCTACGACGTCTCCAAGAGCTGCGCCGATCTGATCTGCACGAGTTACCACCACACCTACGGACTTCCGGTGTGCATCACCCGCTGCGGCAACCTCTTCGGTGGCGGCGATCTCAACTTCAACCGCATCATTCCGGGAAACATCTTGAGCGCGCTCAAGGGCGAGGCCCCGGTCATTCGCAGCGACGGTTCCTTTACCCGCGACTACTTCTACGTGCGCGATGCCGTCGACGCCTACCTGCACCTGGCAGAGCAGATGGACCGCGAGGAAGTTCGCGGACAGGCCTTCAACTTCAGCAACGAACGCCCGATGACCGTTCTCGAAATCACCGACATGGTGCTCGAGGTCATGGGCAAGAAAGACCTCAAGCCCAACGTGCTGGGCGAGGCCAAGAACGAAATTCAGCACCAGTATCTGAGCGCGCAGAAAGCCCGCGACCTGCTCGAATGGACGCCCGCCTGGAGCCCCGAAAAGGGCCTTGGCGAGACCGTCGAGTGGTACCGCCAGTGGGCAAAGGACGCGCGTCTGATCTGATTCGATCTCCCGAAGCTTGCGCGCCACCGGGCGCAGCTTCGGCGACGAGCCTTTGATCCCATGACCAACGGAACCCTGCAACTCGAAGACTTCCGGGACAAGCGCGTCCTGGTCACCGGCGCCGCCGGCTTTGTCGGTCGCCATTTGATCGAGCGCCTGCGCGAGCTCGGTTCCGTCGTCTGCGCCCTCGACCGGCCCGGCACGAGGTTTCCCGCCGAGTGGGAAGGCGTGCAATGCGAGGGCATCGACCTGAGCAAGCCCACCCTGACCACGAAGGCGATCAAGGACTTTGCGCCCGAGATCATCCTGCACCTGGCGGCGATGATCGACGTCGCGCGCGCCTGGGACAACCTGCGCAAGGCGATGACCGCCAACATCGTAACAAGCGTCAACGTGCTCGAAGCGGCCGGAGCCCTGGAGCCCGCGCCGCGCGTCGTGCTGCTCGGCACTTCCGAGGAATACGGCGACCAGATCGCGCCCTTCAACGAGAAAATGCAGGTTCGCCCGGTGAGCCCCTATTCGTGGAGCAAGACGGCCATCACCCACCTGGCCGGCATGGCCTGGCGCACCTTCGGCTTACCCACCGTGGTGCTGCGCCCGTTCCTGGTCTACGGCCCCTCGCAGCCGCCGGGTCTGCTGCTTCCCTCGCTGATTCGCGCGCTCCTGGCCGGTGAGGAATTCGAGATGACCGCCGGGGAGCAGTCCCGCGATTTTGTACACGTCCACGACGTGGTCGATGCCATCCTGCGCGCGGGCCTTGCCGAGCGCGCCGTGGGCGAGATCATCAACGTCTGCTCGGGTCGCGAGGTGCAGGTGCGCGAAGTGG
Protein-coding sequences here:
- a CDS encoding GDP-mannose 4,6-dehydratase, with product MTERLVELGADVVALVRDQVGRSHLLSSPTAKEITIVSGALEDYFTIERALNEYEIETVLHLGAQTIVGTANRSPLGTFTSNIEGTWNVLEAARRSPLVKRIVVASSDKAYGDQPELPYLENARLEGRHPYDVSKSCADLICTSYHHTYGLPVCITRCGNLFGGGDLNFNRIIPGNILSALKGEAPVIRSDGSFTRDYFYVRDAVDAYLHLAEQMDREEVRGQAFNFSNERPMTVLEITDMVLEVMGKKDLKPNVLGEAKNEIQHQYLSAQKARDLLEWTPAWSPEKGLGETVEWYRQWAKDARLI
- the rfbF gene encoding glucose-1-phosphate cytidylyltransferase encodes the protein MSDKVQVAILAGGLGMRLREQTEFRPKPMVEVAGKPILWHIMKSYSHYGFNDFTVCLGYMGEVIKDYFYHYAIRSADIRVHLGQEDHRVEMLRKADAEPWTVSLVDTGMRTMTGGRLKRIEPYIDADYLMVTYGDGVANVNLQKLLEFHKSHGKVATVTGVSPPSRFGQLTTDENHIVTDFSEKPVMGDSLINGGFFCFSLPKFFDYVSADEGCVFEREPLENLARDRELAVYEHRDFWQCMDTLRDVQLLNEIWNSGNPPWKVWD
- a CDS encoding NAD-dependent epimerase/dehydratase family protein produces the protein MTNGTLQLEDFRDKRVLVTGAAGFVGRHLIERLRELGSVVCALDRPGTRFPAEWEGVQCEGIDLSKPTLTTKAIKDFAPEIILHLAAMIDVARAWDNLRKAMTANIVTSVNVLEAAGALEPAPRVVLLGTSEEYGDQIAPFNEKMQVRPVSPYSWSKTAITHLAGMAWRTFGLPTVVLRPFLVYGPSQPPGLLLPSLIRALLAGEEFEMTAGEQSRDFVHVHDVVDAILRAGLAERAVGEIINVCSGREVQVREVALMIARELQAEELLKLGALPYRKGEAMRFVGDPHRARTLLGFSAETRLEDGIAQTIAWYRVQAGEG
- a CDS encoding glycosyltransferase family 2 protein, with translation MSKQLSIVIPLYNEEENIPALLEGLGRISAALDAPHEWVLVDNGSRDATARLLDEAAAGSDRLRIVKVEENQGYGWGIISGLRQATGGVVGYLDGDLQVPPEDVPGMLGKVLETGAPLVVARRMNRGDGVLRKIQSIVFNLLFRLLFGVRVSDVNGKPKFMSRELYEQMGLESRDWFIDAEILIKAARLGVQASEYDVHFLKREHGASHVNAGTVFEFLGNMLNYRLGRAGQLPAAQTKQRAEQS